A genomic stretch from Nocardia wallacei includes:
- a CDS encoding potassium transporter TrkG, whose translation MRGRSCRSPSRSCWAVFGFPVVFETTRWIAARRRGTRLPGWSLHTKITVLTYFGLLVAGIMLVTALEWGNPGTLGPLSLPGKLLTGAFHGATPRTAGFNSVDMGAMHPTTLLVNDALMFVGGGSAGTAGGIKVTTFALLAFVVAAEIRGQPTVHVMGRRLAATVQRQAITVALLGVAVVLVATMTLLWMSDRPLDAVLFEVVSAFGTVGLSTGITASLPATGQLLLIVVMFIGRVGPITLASALALREHERRYELPEERPIVG comes from the coding sequence ATGCGTGGACGATCGTGCCGATCACCGTCGCGTTCATGCTGGGCGGTATTCGGATTCCCGGTGGTGTTCGAGACGACGCGCTGGATCGCCGCCCGCCGCCGCGGTACACGGCTGCCGGGTTGGTCGCTGCACACCAAGATCACTGTGCTCACCTACTTCGGACTGCTGGTGGCCGGGATCATGCTGGTGACCGCGCTGGAGTGGGGCAACCCCGGCACTCTCGGACCGCTGTCACTTCCGGGAAAGCTGCTCACCGGTGCCTTCCACGGCGCCACCCCGCGCACGGCCGGCTTCAATTCCGTCGACATGGGCGCGATGCATCCCACCACGTTGCTGGTCAATGACGCGCTGATGTTCGTCGGAGGCGGCAGCGCCGGCACCGCGGGCGGAATCAAGGTGACCACGTTCGCGTTGCTGGCGTTCGTGGTGGCCGCAGAGATTCGCGGCCAGCCGACCGTCCACGTCATGGGCCGGCGGCTGGCCGCGACCGTCCAGCGGCAGGCGATCACTGTCGCCCTGCTCGGTGTGGCGGTCGTCCTGGTCGCGACCATGACGCTGTTGTGGATGTCGGACCGACCGCTCGATGCGGTGTTGTTCGAAGTGGTGTCCGCGTTCGGCACCGTCGGCCTGTCGACCGGCATCACCGCGAGCCTTCCTGCCACCGGCCAGCTGCTGCTGATCGTCGTGATGTTCATCGGCCGCGTCGGGCCGATCACCCTGGCGTCCGCGCTCGCACTGCGCGAGCACGAACGGCGCTACGAACTACCGGAGGAGCGACCCATCGTTGGCTAG
- a CDS encoding potassium channel family protein has product MARTSFTKPPKHPTTRVVVIGLGRFGASLAHELVEHGSEVLAIDADPRLVQQYSDELTHVAVADTTDPDALEQLGVADFPHAVVGIGSDLEASILTTSLLVDFRIPRIWAKANSRQHGRILERIGAHHVVLPEFDMGERIAHLVTGRMLDYIEFDDDYAMVRTTAPHAVIGTTLTESGLREHFDVTVVAIKRRGGEFTYATPETVVAHGDQLIVSGSIACVESFADLV; this is encoded by the coding sequence TTGGCTAGGACATCGTTCACCAAACCCCCGAAGCATCCCACCACCCGGGTCGTGGTCATCGGGCTCGGCCGCTTCGGCGCCTCACTGGCCCACGAGCTCGTCGAGCACGGCTCCGAAGTCCTGGCCATCGACGCCGATCCTCGTCTGGTGCAACAGTATTCCGACGAACTCACCCACGTCGCCGTCGCCGACACCACCGACCCCGACGCGCTCGAACAGCTCGGCGTGGCCGACTTCCCGCATGCCGTGGTGGGTATCGGCAGTGACCTGGAGGCCAGCATCCTCACCACCTCTCTGCTGGTCGATTTCCGCATCCCGCGCATCTGGGCCAAGGCCAACAGCCGCCAGCACGGCCGCATCCTCGAGCGTATCGGCGCCCACCACGTGGTCCTGCCGGAGTTCGACATGGGTGAACGCATCGCGCACCTGGTCACCGGGCGCATGCTCGATTACATCGAATTCGACGACGACTACGCGATGGTGCGCACCACTGCCCCGCACGCGGTGATCGGCACGACGCTCACCGAGAGCGGACTTCGCGAACACTTCGATGTCACGGTCGTGGCAATCAAACGCCGCGGCGGCGAATTCACCTACGCCACACCCGAAACCGTCGTCGCCCACGGCGACCAGCTGATCGTCTCCGGCAGCATCGCCTGCGTGGAATCCTTCGCCGACCTCGTCTGA
- a CDS encoding GbsR/MarR family transcriptional regulator, whose amino-acid sequence MADPDAAHPGDATVRFVEKLALGLAEMGWPRTPARVFAALMMSEQGRLSAGALRSTLSVSAAAVSGAVRYLEQVGLVTRERVPGERRDTYRLHDDFWYASFLKRDRMMKLWSETASEGIDLVGANSPIGRRLTEMRDFFDFFAAELPALFDRWHARRLAGNAASPGSADCAS is encoded by the coding sequence GTGGCGGATCCGGACGCGGCGCATCCAGGAGACGCCACCGTGCGCTTCGTGGAGAAACTCGCGCTCGGTCTGGCCGAGATGGGCTGGCCGCGCACGCCCGCGCGGGTGTTCGCCGCGCTCATGATGTCCGAGCAGGGCCGATTGAGTGCCGGTGCGCTGCGATCGACGCTGTCGGTCAGCGCTGCCGCGGTCTCGGGCGCGGTGCGCTACCTCGAACAGGTCGGGTTGGTGACCCGCGAACGCGTGCCCGGCGAACGCCGCGACACCTACCGGCTGCACGACGATTTCTGGTATGCCAGCTTCCTCAAACGAGACCGGATGATGAAGTTGTGGTCCGAAACCGCCAGTGAGGGCATCGATCTCGTCGGCGCGAATTCTCCGATCGGTCGTCGGCTCACCGAGATGCGCGACTTCTTCGACTTCTTCGCCGCCGAGCTGCCCGCGCTGTTCGACCGGTGGCACGCTCGACGACTCGCCGGGAACGCCGCGAGCCCCGGATCAGCCGACTGCGCTTCGTAG
- a CDS encoding GbsR/MarR family transcriptional regulator encodes MSAAPEDRQEEAVLRFVEQFALLLTESGMPRMSARVFAYVLADDAERYTAQDLSRGLQVSAAAISGAVRHLTLIGLLGREREPGARQDTYRVYDDDVWFAITMQRQEALDRSVRFLTEGVELLDRARPGGRRVRETLEYYRFMRAELPETMRRWQRRRRELFPEAYPSD; translated from the coding sequence GTGTCGGCAGCGCCGGAGGATCGCCAGGAGGAAGCCGTCCTGCGATTCGTCGAACAGTTCGCGCTGCTGCTCACCGAATCGGGGATGCCGCGGATGTCGGCGCGGGTGTTCGCTTATGTGCTCGCCGACGATGCCGAGCGGTACACCGCTCAGGACTTGTCGCGCGGATTGCAGGTCAGTGCCGCAGCGATCTCCGGTGCCGTGCGGCACCTGACGCTGATCGGCCTGCTCGGTCGCGAGCGTGAGCCCGGCGCGCGGCAGGACACCTACCGTGTCTACGACGACGACGTCTGGTTCGCGATCACCATGCAGCGGCAGGAGGCGCTGGACCGGTCGGTGCGATTCCTCACCGAAGGCGTCGAGTTGCTCGATCGTGCCCGCCCGGGTGGGCGGCGGGTCCGCGAAACACTCGAGTACTACCGGTTCATGCGCGCTGAATTGCCGGAAACGATGCGACGATGGCAGCGGCGCCGCCGGGAGCTGTTCCCGGAGGCATACCCATCGGACTGA
- a CDS encoding ABC transporter ATP-binding protein: MDNAIAIAGLHKSFGPTKALDGLDLDVARGEVHGFLGPNGAGKTTTIRVLLGLLKADHGTVSLLGGDPWTDAVELHRRLAYVPGDVELWPNLTGGEAIDLFGRLRGGLDEARRDELVERFDLDPTKKGRTYSKGNRQKVALIAALASDVELLLLDEPTAGLDPLMEVVFQDVVHEAKAAGTTVLLSSHILAQVEKLADRVSIVRLGRIVQSGTLAEMRYLTRTTVEAVTARPVHGLHDLDGVHHVVTDDGRIRFDVDGPALDAAIGTLSAAGLRALTSHPPTLEELMLRHYGDELAANGNAGAER, encoded by the coding sequence ATGGACAACGCGATCGCCATCGCCGGACTGCACAAATCCTTCGGCCCCACCAAGGCACTCGACGGCTTGGACCTCGACGTCGCCCGCGGCGAGGTGCACGGATTCCTGGGCCCCAACGGAGCGGGCAAGACGACCACCATCCGCGTACTGCTCGGCCTGCTCAAGGCCGATCACGGCACGGTGTCGCTGCTCGGCGGAGACCCCTGGACCGACGCGGTCGAGCTACACCGCCGTCTGGCGTATGTGCCCGGCGACGTGGAGCTGTGGCCCAATCTGACCGGCGGCGAGGCGATCGATTTGTTCGGCCGGCTGCGCGGCGGGCTCGACGAGGCCCGCCGCGACGAGCTCGTGGAGCGTTTCGATCTCGACCCCACCAAGAAGGGCCGTACCTACTCCAAGGGCAACCGCCAGAAAGTCGCCCTCATCGCCGCCCTCGCCTCCGATGTGGAACTGTTGCTGCTCGACGAACCGACCGCGGGGCTGGACCCGCTGATGGAGGTCGTGTTCCAGGACGTCGTCCACGAAGCGAAAGCCGCCGGCACGACGGTGCTGTTGTCCAGCCACATCCTCGCTCAGGTGGAGAAACTGGCCGACCGGGTCAGCATCGTCCGGCTCGGCCGGATCGTGCAATCGGGAACATTGGCCGAGATGCGCTATCTGACCCGTACCACCGTCGAGGCGGTGACCGCCCGGCCGGTGCACGGACTTCACGACCTCGACGGGGTCCACCATGTGGTCACCGATGACGGCCGGATCCGGTTCGACGTCGACGGACCCGCGCTCGATGCGGCCATCGGCACACTCAGTGCCGCCGGTCTGCGCGCGCTCACCAGCCATCCACCCACTCTCGAAGAGCTGATGCTGCGCCATTACGGTGACGAACTCGCCGCCAACGGCAACGCGGGAGCGGAACGATGA
- a CDS encoding ABC transporter permease encodes MTVSTGEAIGRRVSVGRGRFTGTGTLIRFMLRRDRVKLPAWILGITIMGLYYASVLPQTYQTEEDLKAISSFAEGTMGALISGPGYGLDHPTVESVIVAVYGLYFLLLAALMNILLVSRHTRVEEQTGRAELIRANVVGRHAQLTAALAVALAANAILSVFVAGSFAVAGLDTGGAPLFGAGVGAAGLVFAAITAITVQITEYSRAAAGLAGLGLGVAYVLRAAGDSIREGGSALSWLSPLAWSQQTRAYVDPRWWPLALSGLFAAAAAALGYVLSSRRDLDAGLVAPRRGHPRAAAWLNSPVALAFRLQRASLIGWGAALAAAGLLYGALTKTLVDSFEDLPDQMIDIMGGNPDRMLDGYVSTMAIFDALLVVVFAILGVQSLRGEETKGRAEPVLATGTGRWALFGSWIGVLAVGAAILLLLTGVALGSSAAISIGDAGYLWKVTGAHLAYLPAVLVVLAVAALLFGVLPSAIGAAWALFGFSMILGFFGPIMNLPQPVMNLSPFEHVAGLPLEPVSWPPLITLTSLAAAFAAVGGYLFRRRDLDTK; translated from the coding sequence ATGACCGTATCGACCGGAGAAGCCATCGGCAGGAGGGTTTCGGTCGGCCGGGGCCGGTTCACCGGCACCGGCACACTGATCCGATTCATGCTGCGCCGTGACCGCGTCAAACTACCGGCGTGGATCCTCGGCATCACCATCATGGGCCTGTACTACGCCAGCGTGCTGCCGCAGACCTATCAGACCGAGGAGGATCTGAAAGCCATCAGCAGCTTCGCCGAAGGCACAATGGGCGCCCTCATCTCCGGTCCCGGCTACGGTCTGGACCACCCGACCGTCGAGTCGGTGATCGTCGCGGTCTACGGGCTGTACTTCCTGCTGCTGGCCGCGCTGATGAACATCCTGCTCGTCTCCCGGCACACCCGTGTCGAGGAGCAAACCGGCCGCGCCGAACTCATCCGGGCTAACGTGGTCGGCCGCCACGCCCAACTGACCGCCGCGCTCGCTGTGGCCCTCGCCGCGAACGCGATCCTGTCGGTCTTCGTGGCGGGCAGTTTCGCTGTCGCCGGGCTCGACACCGGCGGCGCGCCCTTGTTCGGCGCCGGTGTCGGGGCGGCCGGGCTCGTCTTCGCCGCGATCACCGCGATCACCGTCCAGATCACCGAATACTCCCGCGCCGCTGCGGGTCTGGCAGGGCTGGGCCTCGGCGTCGCCTACGTCCTGCGCGCGGCCGGCGACTCGATCCGGGAGGGCGGCAGCGCGCTGTCGTGGCTGTCCCCGCTGGCCTGGTCGCAGCAAACCCGTGCTTACGTCGACCCGCGGTGGTGGCCGCTGGCCCTGTCGGGGCTGTTCGCCGCGGCCGCAGCCGCACTCGGCTATGTCCTGTCCTCGCGCCGCGACCTCGATGCCGGCCTCGTCGCGCCTCGGCGTGGGCACCCCCGCGCGGCCGCATGGCTCAATTCTCCTGTCGCACTGGCCTTCCGGCTGCAACGAGCCAGTCTCATCGGCTGGGGCGCCGCGCTGGCAGCGGCCGGGCTGCTCTACGGCGCACTCACCAAGACCCTCGTCGACTCGTTCGAAGACCTCCCCGACCAGATGATCGACATCATGGGCGGCAACCCCGACCGCATGCTCGACGGCTACGTCAGCACGATGGCGATCTTCGACGCCTTGCTGGTCGTCGTCTTCGCCATTCTCGGCGTGCAGTCGCTCCGCGGCGAGGAGACCAAAGGCCGCGCCGAACCCGTTCTCGCCACCGGCACCGGACGCTGGGCACTGTTCGGCAGTTGGATCGGCGTCCTCGCCGTCGGCGCCGCCATCCTGTTGCTGCTCACCGGCGTCGCGCTCGGGTCGTCGGCGGCGATCTCGATCGGCGACGCCGGCTACCTGTGGAAGGTGACCGGCGCACACCTCGCCTATCTTCCGGCCGTTCTGGTCGTCCTCGCGGTGGCGGCCCTGCTGTTCGGTGTCCTGCCCTCGGCCATCGGCGCGGCCTGGGCACTGTTCGGCTTCTCGATGATTCTCGGATTCTTCGGGCCCATCATGAATCTGCCGCAGCCGGTGATGAATCTGTCACCCTTCGAGCACGTCGCCGGTCTGCCACTCGAACCTGTGTCGTGGCCACCGCTGATCACCCTGACCAGCCTCGCCGCCGCATTCGCCGCGGTCGGTGGGTACCTGTTCCGGCGCCGCGACCTCGACACGAAATAG